The proteins below come from a single Arthrobacter sp. zg-Y1171 genomic window:
- the modB gene encoding molybdate ABC transporter permease subunit, translated as MPLRTQEFQAAPGSASAMSREARATTPAWLWVPAGVALLLCAGPVAALLLNVPWTSLPELLGSDAARTALGLSLATSACSTLLCVLLGLPLAVLLSKLEGPWIQLMRGILLIPLVLSPVVSGIALLYFWGRQGIAGKLLGTVGLDVGYSPAAVVIVQVFVSLPFFVVASLNSLSGVDRDLEMAAATSGAGPTAILRHITLPLALPGIVAGTLLAFARSLGEYGATITFAGSIEGSTRTLPLQIELSLNSNQPQAALGICLMLIALYLLVLLLARIATGRLLPR; from the coding sequence ATGCCCCTTAGGACGCAGGAATTCCAAGCGGCGCCGGGCTCCGCATCCGCCATGAGCCGGGAGGCACGCGCCACGACGCCCGCCTGGCTCTGGGTGCCGGCCGGCGTCGCGCTGCTCCTGTGCGCCGGACCGGTCGCGGCGCTGCTGCTGAATGTCCCCTGGACATCGCTGCCGGAACTGCTGGGCTCCGACGCGGCCCGCACCGCGCTGGGGCTCTCCCTGGCCACCTCGGCCTGCTCCACGCTGCTCTGCGTCCTGCTGGGCCTGCCGCTGGCCGTGCTGCTCAGCAAACTGGAGGGGCCATGGATCCAGCTGATGCGCGGAATCCTGCTGATCCCGCTGGTGCTCTCACCCGTTGTCTCCGGCATCGCCCTGCTGTATTTCTGGGGCCGGCAGGGGATAGCCGGGAAGCTGCTCGGCACCGTGGGACTGGACGTGGGGTACTCGCCGGCCGCCGTCGTTATTGTCCAGGTATTTGTTTCCCTGCCCTTCTTCGTGGTCGCGTCGCTGAACAGCCTGTCCGGCGTTGACCGGGACCTGGAAATGGCCGCCGCCACGTCCGGAGCGGGTCCCACCGCGATCCTGCGCCACATCACCTTGCCGCTGGCGCTGCCGGGCATCGTGGCGGGCACGTTGCTGGCCTTCGCCCGGTCGCTGGGCGAATACGGAGCCACCATCACCTTCGCGGGGAGCATTGAAGGGAGCACCCGGACCCTGCCGCTGCAGATCGAACTGAGCCTGAACTCCAACCAGCCGCAGGCGGCCCTGGGCATCTGCCTGATGCTTATTGCCCTGTACCTGCTGGTCCTGCTGCTGGCCCGAATCGCCACCGGACGGCTGCTGCCGCGATGA
- a CDS encoding molybdopterin-dependent oxidoreductase yields MSTRGRPARGSAGGPERTNRWWAAAAGLVAAGLGVAAGELLAAIASPSLSPVSAVGSVVIDAVPGPVKDVAINLFGTADKAALLVGMGLIIGLAAVAAGVLELRRPPTGAAVLGLFGAAGLAAVLTRQQFSLLALLPPIAAAGVAVLVLRALTARIRDLAAAQTNDDAAVRRRTVLTSVGGGAAVALLGAALAGIARGGQMGVTALRETVRLPVPSRRAAAIPAGAELAVDGLAPLVTPAADFYRIDTALSVPLIDPADWRLRITGMVDREVELGYAELLAAPLQESYVTLACVSNEVGGNLIGNARWLGLPVRDLLARAGVQPGADMVLSTSRDGWSASTPLEALTDDRDALLAVGMNGEPLPLEHGFPVRLVVPGLYGYVSATKWVTELRVTRFADETAYWTDRGWGERGPVKLSSRIDVPGRTPVSAGTVTVAGVAWAQHTGISAVQVRVDDGGWQDAELAPGISADTWRQYRIAVELAPGGHDIAVRAVDANGVRQAEEKRPVLPDGATGLHTIRVTVR; encoded by the coding sequence ATGAGCACCCGGGGACGGCCCGCCCGGGGGTCCGCCGGAGGTCCGGAGCGGACCAACCGGTGGTGGGCGGCGGCTGCAGGACTGGTCGCCGCGGGACTCGGCGTGGCTGCCGGGGAGCTGCTCGCCGCCATTGCCAGTCCGTCGCTGTCCCCGGTTTCCGCCGTCGGTTCGGTGGTCATCGATGCCGTCCCCGGCCCGGTTAAGGACGTCGCGATCAACCTCTTCGGGACGGCTGACAAGGCCGCGCTGCTGGTGGGGATGGGGCTGATCATCGGGCTTGCCGCCGTCGCTGCCGGGGTTCTGGAGCTGCGCCGTCCGCCGACGGGCGCCGCGGTGCTGGGGCTCTTCGGGGCAGCCGGGCTGGCGGCAGTACTTACCCGGCAGCAGTTCTCGCTGCTGGCCCTCCTGCCGCCGATAGCCGCTGCCGGCGTGGCCGTCCTGGTCCTGCGGGCGCTTACGGCGCGGATCCGGGACCTCGCCGCGGCGCAGACGAACGACGACGCCGCGGTGCGCCGCCGTACGGTGCTCACCTCGGTGGGCGGGGGCGCGGCGGTGGCCCTGCTCGGTGCCGCGCTGGCCGGGATAGCCCGCGGGGGACAGATGGGCGTCACGGCCCTGCGCGAAACGGTCCGGCTGCCGGTGCCGTCCCGGCGTGCGGCAGCGATACCCGCCGGAGCCGAGCTCGCCGTCGACGGCCTGGCGCCGCTGGTGACACCCGCTGCCGATTTTTACCGGATAGACACGGCCCTGAGCGTGCCGCTGATCGACCCGGCGGACTGGCGGCTGCGGATCACCGGCATGGTGGACCGCGAAGTGGAACTGGGCTACGCGGAACTCCTCGCGGCGCCGCTGCAGGAAAGCTACGTCACCCTCGCCTGTGTTTCCAACGAGGTGGGCGGGAACCTGATCGGCAACGCCCGGTGGCTGGGGCTGCCGGTCCGGGACCTTTTGGCCCGGGCCGGGGTGCAGCCGGGCGCGGACATGGTGCTCTCCACCAGCCGGGACGGGTGGAGCGCTTCCACCCCTTTGGAGGCACTGACCGATGACCGGGACGCGCTGCTGGCCGTAGGCATGAACGGGGAACCGCTGCCGCTGGAACACGGTTTCCCCGTCCGGCTGGTTGTGCCCGGACTGTACGGATACGTGTCGGCGACCAAGTGGGTCACCGAGCTGCGGGTCACCCGGTTCGCGGATGAGACCGCCTACTGGACGGACCGGGGCTGGGGCGAGCGCGGCCCGGTCAAGCTCTCCTCCCGCATCGACGTTCCCGGCCGTACGCCGGTCTCCGCCGGCACGGTCACCGTGGCCGGCGTGGCGTGGGCGCAGCACACCGGCATCAGCGCCGTACAGGTGCGCGTGGACGACGGCGGCTGGCAGGACGCGGAGCTGGCTCCCGGGATCTCCGCGGATACGTGGCGGCAGTACCGGATCGCAGTGGAGCTTGCCCCGGGCGGGCACGACATCGCGGTCCGGGCCGTGGACGCGAACGGCGTCCGGCAGGCGGAAGAAAAACGGCCAGTGCTTCCCGACGGAGCCACCGGCCTGCATACAATTCGGGTGACGGTGCGCTGA
- the glp gene encoding gephyrin-like molybdotransferase Glp, producing the protein MSVEPAPQGVPAPASAAPSDAAGPRQAAAHRQAVEDLLRTWFQAHPPAHETVALNAAAGRLLAAEVRAPGNLPPFTNSQMDGYAVRVADLAAAGDLPPAPGRVRLATAAPIPAGSAPPPLLPGTAAPVMTGAMLPEGADAVVPIEACTPDTFVPAAEPTGTVAVPAEVPAGQFVRRAGSDIAAGTPALPAGAVLGPLQLGLLAALGLDRVTVRARPRVLLLTTGDEVIEPGRPLGPGQIHDANTTLLRSSLEEAGAAVLRSRILADSPQEFTDRLRADVAADAPDLVLTSGGISKGAYEVVRQGLASQDVAFLSVAMQPGGPQGIGTVDGVPFLGFPGNPVSSLVSFEMFLRPALTAVTGAPRPRAEVPARLTAPLGSPAGKHQVRRGRYTAGTVEPVGGPGSHLVHALASSNALISVPVGTEHLEAGAEVTVLLLE; encoded by the coding sequence ATGTCGGTAGAACCGGCTCCACAAGGTGTCCCGGCACCGGCATCCGCTGCTCCGTCCGACGCCGCCGGACCCCGGCAGGCAGCGGCCCACCGGCAAGCCGTGGAGGACCTCCTGCGGACCTGGTTCCAGGCGCATCCGCCCGCCCACGAGACCGTGGCACTGAACGCCGCGGCCGGGCGGCTCCTTGCCGCCGAAGTGCGTGCACCGGGGAACCTGCCGCCCTTTACGAACTCGCAGATGGACGGTTACGCCGTCCGGGTTGCCGACCTCGCTGCCGCGGGGGACCTGCCGCCGGCCCCCGGCAGGGTCCGCCTGGCCACGGCCGCACCCATCCCGGCCGGCTCGGCACCGCCGCCGCTGCTCCCCGGCACCGCCGCACCCGTGATGACCGGTGCCATGCTGCCCGAGGGTGCCGATGCCGTCGTTCCGATCGAGGCCTGCACGCCCGACACCTTCGTGCCCGCTGCGGAGCCCACTGGCACCGTGGCGGTCCCCGCAGAGGTGCCCGCCGGGCAGTTTGTCCGCAGGGCAGGCAGCGATATTGCCGCAGGAACCCCGGCGCTGCCCGCCGGTGCCGTGCTGGGTCCGCTGCAGCTGGGCCTGCTCGCGGCACTCGGCCTGGACCGCGTCACCGTCCGGGCCCGGCCGCGGGTGCTGCTGCTGACCACCGGAGACGAAGTCATCGAACCGGGCCGGCCGCTCGGGCCGGGCCAGATCCACGACGCCAACACCACCCTGCTCCGCAGCTCGCTCGAGGAGGCGGGCGCGGCGGTACTCCGGTCCCGGATCCTGGCCGACTCCCCGCAGGAGTTCACCGACCGGCTCCGTGCCGACGTCGCCGCAGACGCCCCGGACCTGGTCCTCACCTCGGGCGGCATCAGCAAGGGAGCCTACGAGGTGGTGCGCCAGGGCCTCGCCTCGCAGGACGTGGCGTTCCTGTCCGTGGCCATGCAGCCCGGCGGTCCGCAGGGCATCGGCACGGTCGACGGCGTCCCGTTCCTCGGGTTCCCGGGCAACCCGGTCAGCTCGCTGGTCTCCTTCGAGATGTTCCTGCGTCCGGCCCTGACGGCCGTCACCGGCGCGCCGCGGCCTCGGGCGGAAGTGCCCGCCCGCCTCACCGCCCCGCTCGGCAGCCCCGCCGGCAAGCACCAGGTGCGCCGCGGCCGGTACACGGCCGGAACGGTGGAACCGGTGGGCGGACCCGGGTCCCACCTGGTCCATGCCCTGGCCTCCTCCAACGCCCTGATCTCCGTCCCCGTGGGGACGGAGCACCTCGAAGCCGGCGCAGAAGTGACAGTATTGCTACTGGAATAA
- the moaC gene encoding cyclic pyranopterin monophosphate synthase MoaC, with the protein MSAEPEDLHPAGLTHVREDGSAHMVDVSAKTETTRQATAQAVLRSTAEVVRLIADGGLPKGDALAVARVAGIMAAKQTSNLIPLCHPLPLTKVTVDFTPREGDVVVEATVKTKALTGVEMEALTAASVAALTLYDMIKAVDKHARITDIMVRAKSGGKSGDWAL; encoded by the coding sequence GTGAGCGCCGAACCCGAAGACCTCCACCCCGCCGGCCTGACCCACGTCCGCGAGGACGGCTCCGCGCACATGGTGGATGTCTCCGCCAAGACCGAAACCACGCGCCAGGCCACGGCACAGGCCGTGCTGCGCAGCACCGCCGAGGTGGTACGCCTGATTGCCGACGGCGGGCTGCCGAAGGGCGACGCGCTGGCCGTGGCCCGGGTGGCCGGCATCATGGCCGCCAAGCAGACGTCCAACCTCATTCCGCTGTGCCATCCGCTGCCCCTGACGAAGGTCACCGTGGACTTCACCCCGCGGGAGGGCGACGTCGTCGTGGAAGCCACCGTGAAGACCAAGGCACTCACCGGCGTCGAAATGGAAGCGCTGACCGCCGCCTCCGTGGCCGCACTGACGCTCTACGACATGATCAAGGCCGTCGACAAACATGCCCGCATCACCGACATCATGGTGCGGGCCAAGTCCGGCGGCAAAAGCGGAGACTGGGCGTTGTGA
- a CDS encoding molybdenum cofactor biosynthesis protein B, with protein MSTPSSRRTAGVLIASTRAAAGTYQDECGPLIADWLYALGYDIVLAEVVPDGVEVAASLQRILALEPSVLLTSGGTGLSPDDVTPESTEPLLDRHVPGVMEAIRAKGLASTPMAAISRGFAGTAGRTFVVNLPGSPAAVADGLAVLEPIIGHICGQLEGKREH; from the coding sequence GTGAGCACTCCGTCATCCCGCCGCACCGCAGGGGTGCTGATTGCCTCCACCCGCGCCGCCGCCGGCACCTACCAGGATGAATGCGGCCCGCTGATTGCCGACTGGCTGTATGCCCTGGGCTATGACATTGTGCTGGCCGAAGTGGTGCCCGACGGCGTGGAGGTCGCCGCGTCGCTGCAGCGCATCCTCGCCCTCGAACCTTCGGTCCTGCTCACCAGCGGAGGCACCGGGCTCAGCCCGGACGACGTCACCCCCGAGTCCACCGAGCCCCTGCTGGACCGGCACGTGCCCGGAGTCATGGAAGCCATCCGTGCCAAGGGGCTGGCCTCGACGCCGATGGCCGCCATCAGCCGCGGGTTCGCCGGCACCGCCGGCCGCACCTTTGTGGTCAACCTGCCCGGTTCCCCGGCCGCGGTGGCGGACGGGCTGGCCGTACTGGAACCGATCATCGGCCATATCTGCGGCCAGTTGGAAGGAAAGCGTGAACACTAG
- a CDS encoding molybdenum cofactor biosynthesis protein MoaE, giving the protein MNTSEVVRATVSAEPLSSTEAEQNAWSPDCGAVVLFSGIVRNHDDGKSVTALAYSAHPTAQSVLGEVAAGIAAKYDGVRIWVAHRTGDLDIGDAALVAAVASAHRGTAFAACSELVDTVKANVPIWKEQGFTDGSTEWVGVSDRP; this is encoded by the coding sequence GTGAACACTAGCGAAGTTGTCCGTGCCACCGTCTCCGCCGAGCCGCTGAGCAGCACCGAGGCCGAACAGAACGCGTGGTCGCCGGACTGCGGCGCCGTGGTCCTCTTCAGCGGCATCGTCCGCAACCACGACGACGGCAAGTCCGTCACGGCACTTGCCTACAGCGCGCACCCCACGGCACAGTCCGTGCTGGGCGAGGTGGCCGCCGGAATTGCGGCGAAGTACGACGGCGTCCGGATCTGGGTGGCCCACCGCACCGGGGACCTGGACATCGGTGACGCCGCCCTGGTGGCTGCCGTCGCCTCGGCCCATCGAGGCACCGCGTTTGCGGCCTGCTCCGAGCTCGTGGACACGGTCAAGGCGAACGTGCCCATCTGGAAGGAGCAGGGCTTCACGGACGGCAGCACCGAGTGGGTGGGCGTCAGCGACCGGCCCTGA
- the dapB gene encoding 4-hydroxy-tetrahydrodipicolinate reductase translates to MSEKLAVAVLGAAGRMGSEAVAAVEAAEDMELVAALGRTDPLETLVSAGARYVVDLTVPDSTEANVRFAVEHGMHAVVGTTGWDAERLGRLAELLETSPATGVLIAPNFALGSVLASAFAAKAARYFESVELIELHHPDKVDAPSGTAVRTAQLIAAARAEAAAAPSPDATTKALPGARGAEVDGVHVHSVRLRGLVAHQEVLLGGPGEQLTIRHDSFDRASFMPGVLLGLRQVADHPGLTVGLDGYLNLND, encoded by the coding sequence ATGAGCGAAAAACTTGCCGTAGCGGTCCTCGGGGCCGCAGGCCGCATGGGGTCCGAGGCCGTTGCCGCCGTCGAGGCCGCCGAAGACATGGAACTCGTTGCAGCGCTGGGCCGTACCGACCCGCTGGAAACCCTCGTCTCGGCCGGTGCCCGGTACGTAGTGGACCTGACCGTGCCGGACAGCACCGAGGCCAACGTCCGCTTCGCCGTCGAGCACGGCATGCACGCCGTGGTCGGCACCACCGGATGGGATGCCGAGCGGCTGGGCCGCCTGGCGGAGCTGCTGGAAACGTCCCCCGCTACCGGTGTGCTCATCGCGCCGAACTTCGCCCTCGGCTCCGTGCTGGCCTCGGCCTTCGCCGCCAAGGCCGCCCGGTACTTCGAATCGGTGGAACTGATTGAGCTGCACCACCCGGACAAGGTGGACGCCCCCTCGGGAACGGCCGTACGCACCGCGCAGCTGATCGCCGCCGCACGCGCCGAGGCCGCTGCGGCTCCCTCTCCGGATGCCACAACCAAGGCACTGCCGGGAGCGCGCGGCGCGGAGGTGGACGGAGTGCACGTGCATTCCGTGCGGCTGCGCGGGCTGGTGGCCCACCAGGAAGTGCTCCTGGGCGGACCGGGCGAGCAGCTGACCATCCGGCATGATTCCTTCGACCGCGCCTCCTTCATGCCCGGTGTCCTGCTGGGCCTGCGGCAGGTCGCCGACCATCCCGGACTGACCGTCGGACTTGACGGCTACCTCAACCTGAACGACTAA
- a CDS encoding heparan-alpha-glucosaminide N-acetyltransferase domain-containing protein, with amino-acid sequence MNQRRLTGIDAARGIALLGMIATHVLPLYNQETGDPSLTGLVFSGRSSALFAVVAGVGLALLTGGSEPHEAKAVNRDRRGIAVRALIIALVGLTLGGLETTIAVILFHYAVLFLLALPFLGMPLRRLAVWAGAWLLLSPVLAYVARDWLLRNLSPSDIGGNITWEAFLSPAALAADVFVTGFYPVLQWLSYILLGLVIGRLALTSLPVQVGLLTGGVFAAVTAKLASYYLLGELGGFDALRATESGQQWPLARMLEVNLSSVEQTGSWWWLALAGPHSNTSLDMLHTAGTAAAVLGACLLLTRARPNLLLPLSAAGAMTLTLYSLHVWVMTMVDQQSPPLEPMPVYWIQAAILVVLAVLFQRIDARGPLELVTSGASRLARGKGGRTAAPARQKR; translated from the coding sequence ATGAACCAACGCCGCCTGACCGGCATCGATGCTGCCCGCGGGATCGCCCTGCTGGGCATGATCGCCACGCACGTGCTGCCGCTCTACAACCAGGAAACCGGCGATCCCAGCCTGACCGGGCTGGTGTTCTCCGGACGTTCCTCGGCCTTGTTCGCGGTGGTTGCCGGCGTCGGGCTGGCGCTGCTGACCGGCGGCAGCGAACCCCATGAGGCGAAGGCAGTGAACCGGGACCGGCGCGGAATTGCGGTGCGGGCACTCATCATCGCCCTGGTGGGCCTGACCCTGGGCGGACTGGAAACCACCATCGCCGTCATCCTCTTCCATTACGCCGTCCTGTTCCTGCTGGCGCTGCCGTTCCTGGGTATGCCGCTTCGCCGGCTGGCCGTCTGGGCCGGGGCCTGGCTGCTCCTGTCCCCGGTGCTTGCCTACGTGGCGCGGGACTGGCTGCTGCGGAACCTCTCGCCGTCGGATATCGGTGGAAACATCACCTGGGAGGCGTTCCTCTCCCCCGCCGCGCTGGCAGCGGATGTCTTCGTCACGGGGTTCTACCCGGTGCTGCAGTGGCTGAGCTATATCCTGCTGGGGCTGGTGATCGGGCGGCTGGCGTTGACCAGCCTGCCGGTTCAGGTGGGACTGCTCACGGGCGGGGTGTTTGCCGCCGTGACCGCAAAGTTGGCCTCCTATTACCTGCTTGGTGAGCTGGGCGGTTTTGATGCCCTCCGGGCCACCGAGTCCGGACAGCAGTGGCCGCTGGCACGGATGCTGGAGGTCAATCTCAGTTCGGTGGAGCAGACCGGTTCCTGGTGGTGGCTCGCGTTGGCAGGACCGCATTCCAACACCAGCCTGGACATGCTGCACACCGCCGGCACCGCAGCCGCCGTGCTGGGCGCCTGCCTGCTCCTGACGCGTGCCCGGCCGAACCTCCTGCTGCCCCTCTCCGCGGCCGGCGCCATGACCCTCACCCTGTACAGCCTGCACGTGTGGGTGATGACCATGGTGGACCAGCAGAGCCCGCCCCTGGAACCGATGCCGGTGTACTGGATCCAAGCGGCGATCCTGGTGGTGCTGGCCGTCCTGTTCCAACGCATCGACGCACGCGGCCCGCTGGAACTGGTCACCTCGGGCGCCTCCCGGCTGGCCCGCGGCAAGGGCGGCCGGACCGCGGCCCCGGCCCGGCAGAAGCGCTAG
- the dapA gene encoding 4-hydroxy-tetrahydrodipicolinate synthase: MDFQNSTLPFGTLVTAMVTPFTEDGEVDFDATAYLANKLVEDGCDGLVVSGTTGETSTLEDSEKEDLFRVVAQTVGGRAKVIAGTGTNHTSHSVEMARRAERAGVDGQLVVTPYYNKPTQAGVLAHFDAVTAATDLPVMVYDIPGRAGIALSTSTIFRLAENPRILALKDAKADFAGITRVLANTTLDVYAGDDGLTLPWMAAGAVGVVSVSAHVATAQFRALVDAAAAGDFATARRIHFELDPVVRAVMTHIPGTVSTKQILAMQKVIPTAAVRLPLVAPDAVEMEAILTDLAEAGMDFSRTEA; the protein is encoded by the coding sequence ATGGATTTCCAAAACAGCACGCTTCCTTTCGGCACCCTCGTCACCGCCATGGTGACCCCGTTCACCGAGGACGGGGAAGTGGACTTCGACGCCACTGCCTACCTGGCGAACAAGCTCGTCGAAGACGGCTGCGACGGCCTGGTGGTATCCGGCACCACCGGTGAAACCTCCACGCTGGAAGACAGCGAGAAGGAAGACCTGTTCCGCGTGGTCGCCCAGACCGTGGGCGGCCGTGCCAAGGTCATTGCCGGCACCGGCACCAACCACACGTCCCACTCGGTGGAGATGGCCCGCCGTGCCGAGCGTGCCGGCGTCGACGGCCAGCTGGTGGTCACCCCGTACTACAACAAGCCCACGCAGGCCGGCGTGCTGGCGCACTTCGACGCCGTCACCGCGGCCACCGACCTGCCGGTCATGGTGTACGACATTCCCGGCCGCGCCGGCATTGCCCTGAGCACCTCCACCATCTTCCGGCTGGCCGAGAACCCCCGGATCCTGGCGCTGAAGGACGCGAAGGCGGACTTCGCCGGCATCACCCGCGTGCTGGCCAACACCACGCTGGACGTTTACGCCGGCGACGACGGGCTGACCCTGCCGTGGATGGCCGCCGGTGCCGTCGGCGTCGTCAGCGTGTCCGCGCACGTGGCCACCGCGCAGTTCCGCGCCCTGGTCGACGCCGCCGCAGCCGGGGATTTCGCCACTGCCCGCCGCATCCACTTCGAACTGGATCCGGTGGTCCGTGCCGTAATGACCCACATTCCGGGCACCGTTTCGACGAAGCAGATCCTGGCGATGCAGAAGGTCATTCCCACTGCAGCGGTCCGGTTGCCGCTGGTGGCCCCCGACGCCGTCGAGATGGAAGCCATCCTGACCGACCTGGCAGAAGCCGGCATGGACTTCTCCCGGACCGAGGCGTAA
- a CDS encoding ribonuclease J produces MSETAETAETAEPGLLTPPPLEAETLRIVALGGLGEIGRNMAVFEIDGKLLIVDCGVLFPEETQPGVDLILPDFSYIEDRLDDVVGVVLTHGHEDHIGAVPYLLRLKNDIPLIGSQLTLALVEAKLQEHRIKPFSLTVTEGQIEQLGPFECEFVAVNHSIPDALAVFIRTAAGTVLHTGDFKMDQLPLDGRITDLRAFARLGEEGVDLFMADSTNADVPGFTTAEREIGPVLQELFGKVDKRIIVASFSSHIHRVQQVLDAAAADNRFVCFVGRSMVRNMAIAEKLGYLHVPEGILVDLKNVDELPDNKVVLMSTGSQGEPMAALSRMANGDHRIRIGKGDTVILASSLIPGNENAVFRVINGLMRLGADVVHKGNAKIHVSGHAAAGELLYCYNILRPKNAMPVHGETRHLIANGRLAAATGVPEQNIILADDGTVVDLRDGKARVVGEVECGFVYVDGSSVGAITDTDLKDRRILSEEGFISIISVVNRSTGTIVSGPEIHARGFAEGDAVFDEIIPKISAALEEAVRSNTDHTTYQLQQVVRRVVGTWVNRRLRRRPMIVPVVVEA; encoded by the coding sequence ATGAGCGAAACTGCCGAAACTGCCGAAACTGCCGAACCCGGCCTGCTGACCCCGCCGCCGCTGGAGGCGGAAACCCTGAGGATCGTCGCGCTGGGCGGCCTCGGGGAGATCGGCCGGAACATGGCCGTCTTCGAAATCGACGGCAAGCTGCTCATCGTGGACTGCGGTGTCCTCTTCCCCGAGGAAACCCAGCCCGGCGTGGACCTCATCCTGCCGGACTTCTCCTACATCGAGGACCGCCTGGATGACGTGGTCGGCGTGGTGCTCACCCACGGCCACGAGGACCACATCGGCGCGGTGCCGTACCTGCTGCGGCTGAAGAACGATATTCCCCTGATCGGTTCGCAGCTGACGCTGGCGCTGGTGGAAGCGAAGCTGCAGGAACACCGCATCAAGCCGTTCTCCCTGACGGTCACCGAGGGGCAGATCGAGCAGCTCGGCCCGTTCGAATGCGAATTCGTGGCGGTCAACCACTCCATCCCCGACGCGCTGGCTGTGTTCATCCGCACCGCTGCCGGCACGGTGCTGCACACCGGCGACTTCAAAATGGACCAGCTGCCCCTGGACGGCCGGATCACGGACCTGCGCGCCTTCGCCCGGCTGGGTGAAGAGGGCGTGGACCTGTTCATGGCAGACTCCACCAACGCCGACGTCCCCGGGTTCACCACCGCCGAACGCGAAATCGGCCCGGTGCTGCAGGAACTGTTCGGCAAGGTGGACAAGCGCATCATTGTCGCTTCCTTCTCCTCCCACATCCACCGCGTCCAGCAGGTCCTCGACGCTGCCGCCGCGGACAACCGCTTCGTCTGCTTTGTCGGACGGTCCATGGTGCGCAATATGGCGATCGCCGAGAAACTCGGTTACCTCCACGTGCCCGAAGGCATCCTGGTCGACCTGAAGAACGTCGACGAGCTGCCGGACAACAAGGTGGTGCTGATGTCCACCGGATCCCAGGGCGAGCCCATGGCGGCCCTATCCCGGATGGCGAACGGCGACCACCGGATCCGCATCGGCAAGGGCGACACCGTCATCCTCGCCTCATCCCTGATTCCCGGCAACGAAAACGCCGTGTTCCGCGTGATCAACGGGCTTATGCGGCTGGGTGCCGACGTCGTACACAAGGGCAACGCGAAAATCCACGTCTCCGGGCACGCAGCCGCCGGTGAACTGCTCTACTGCTACAACATCCTGCGGCCGAAGAACGCCATGCCGGTGCACGGCGAGACCCGGCACCTCATCGCCAACGGCCGCCTGGCCGCTGCCACCGGTGTCCCGGAGCAGAACATCATCCTGGCCGACGACGGCACGGTGGTCGACCTGCGCGACGGCAAGGCCCGCGTGGTGGGCGAAGTGGAGTGCGGCTTCGTCTATGTGGACGGGTCCAGCGTCGGAGCGATCACCGACACCGACCTGAAGGACCGGCGGATCCTCAGCGAGGAAGGCTTCATCTCCATCATTTCCGTGGTGAACCGCAGTACCGGCACCATCGTCTCCGGCCCGGAAATCCACGCCCGCGGCTTTGCCGAGGGTGACGCGGTCTTCGACGAGATCATTCCCAAGATCAGTGCGGCCCTGGAAGAAGCGGTGCGCTCCAACACCGACCACACCACCTACCAGCTGCAGCAGGTGGTCCGGCGGGTCGTGGGGACCTGGGTCAACCGCCGGCTGCGGCGCCGTCCCATGATCGTGCCGGTAGTGGTCGAGGCCTAG